One region of Limnothrix sp. FACHB-406 genomic DNA includes:
- a CDS encoding glycosyltransferase family 4 protein, with protein sequence MRFLVEGWLSAPHSYTTVNQFQCLALLERSGLQLFHREQPLAHGWQPIAGQLDPERSRRLAQIPAPDGDPVDGLLRIDSPYRLQPDPIARRSFVFATAEFGKLHHEYWQWMGCAQKTGKWAAAGGDRGAVVLTPSAWSRQGLIHSGAAPDRVVVLPHGVDPQIYHPLAAADRADLRRAWGWEGCQVLLNVGGTIPRKGGDLLILALGAVMERSPQLRWVLKANDAVYGRDRGRAAWVNQVRSLLPTDRAQRLLDRTIYLNKFLSYQDMAKLYQAADGYVSPYRAEGFNLPVLEAIGCGLPVICTQGGPTDEFTNPAFTLPIASQLIEKPVQYPDGVSETVWMWEPDCDALVDCLETWLDRPQWQTAARAAGPAWVQSRFTWDHAVDKLLSLVAQQP encoded by the coding sequence ATGCGGTTTTTAGTAGAAGGTTGGCTGTCGGCTCCCCACTCCTACACAACGGTGAATCAGTTCCAATGTTTGGCGCTGCTGGAGCGATCGGGGCTGCAACTGTTTCATCGCGAGCAACCGTTGGCTCATGGTTGGCAGCCGATCGCGGGGCAATTGGATCCGGAGCGATCGCGTCGATTGGCCCAAATTCCGGCCCCCGATGGCGACCCGGTGGATGGACTGTTGCGGATCGATTCGCCCTACCGATTGCAGCCAGACCCGATCGCCCGTCGATCGTTTGTGTTTGCCACGGCGGAATTTGGCAAGCTGCACCATGAATATTGGCAATGGATGGGGTGCGCCCAAAAAACGGGCAAATGGGCGGCGGCCGGGGGCGATCGGGGAGCCGTGGTGCTCACCCCTTCGGCCTGGTCGCGACAGGGGCTAATCCACAGCGGTGCAGCGCCCGATCGGGTCGTGGTGTTGCCCCATGGGGTCGATCCCCAGATTTATCACCCCTTGGCAGCGGCCGATCGGGCGGATCTGCGGCGGGCCTGGGGTTGGGAGGGTTGCCAAGTCCTGCTGAACGTGGGGGGCACGATTCCCCGCAAGGGTGGCGATTTGTTGATTTTGGCGTTGGGGGCAGTGATGGAGCGATCGCCCCAATTGCGCTGGGTTTTGAAGGCCAATGACGCGGTTTATGGACGCGATCGGGGGCGAGCCGCCTGGGTGAATCAGGTGCGATCGCTGTTGCCGACCGATCGGGCCCAACGGTTGCTCGATCGAACGATTTATCTCAACAAATTTTTGTCCTACCAAGACATGGCCAAGCTTTATCAAGCGGCCGATGGTTATGTGTCGCCCTACCGCGCGGAGGGGTTTAACCTGCCCGTGCTGGAAGCGATCGGCTGTGGGTTACCGGTCATTTGCACCCAAGGTGGGCCCACCGATGAATTCACCAACCCCGCCTTCACCCTCCCGATCGCCAGCCAACTGATTGAGAAACCCGTTCAATACCCGGATGGCGTTTCCGAAACCGTTTGGATGTGGGAGCCGGATTGCGATGCCCTGGTTGATTGTCTCGAAACCTGGCTCGATCGCCCCCAATGGCAAACGGCCGCCCGGGCGGCCGGCCCCGCTTGGGTGCAAAGCCGGTTCACCTGGGATCACGCCGTGGATAAACTCCTGAGCCTGGTGGCCCAGCAACCCTAG
- a CDS encoding tetratricopeptide repeat protein: MKRASWTGAKSRTRDRAARAMAIVMLGSLATPGGGLAATETVAQALLQVQPAISGPNRSSSQSSPSSASMPVAQAAPNESQPANAGQDSGQDSGQNNSGNQGNSNNGSNNNSDSNNSNSQNNQNNQPNNSGNSGNTQNNNQNNNQNQQNKKPKKPKNDQRAFQRRIVLLGAAGIGGLGLLGGLVWFVRQVRNNEHFGWDEADAESEADFDPLADPDAVEGLEAIDPWGAPLASAARSTRPRDVGPTLDAHSAAAHNGQNAMALETAAPIDSKPGSKSESKPESKPRRRLFPWQKLTPAADSELSADPSEAAAPAPAESKAPEPATPAPLPNPAANAAAPKAAPNATPNAAPNPTAPLPSPTALAPTRVVQPSLIERAIQNLRSDNAADRRKAIWELGQRGDSRALRPLMDVLLNGDSKQRSLSIAALTSIGSRVLEPTLEAMALALRDPNPEVRTNAIRDLTQVYEQVTRLSQMMGMAARDPDQQVQQTASWALGKLEQVRAIAETVQTGGSSAFNASSLTESPLMAGIALLDSDQPAEAAPLLEAAIRQHPSDPDAHLALAKALEAHGAQAQALQAAIAARDLYAYQGRGEAAKAIEQTWQARGLDPDQAAYRVAWAGVLIQQEQWDEAMKELEQAIAHNPHDPEPHLVLARLRRSQHRSAEAIEHLKQARDLYLALGDQPAADRLQTLIQSS, from the coding sequence ATGAAGCGAGCTAGTTGGACAGGAGCCAAATCCCGCACCCGCGATCGCGCAGCCCGGGCCATGGCGATCGTGATGTTGGGCAGTTTGGCCACTCCCGGCGGTGGACTGGCGGCCACGGAAACGGTGGCCCAAGCCTTGCTCCAAGTTCAACCGGCCATCAGCGGCCCCAACCGCAGCTCTAGCCAGTCTTCGCCATCCTCCGCATCGATGCCCGTTGCCCAGGCGGCTCCCAATGAATCTCAACCGGCGAATGCTGGGCAAGATTCTGGGCAAGATTCTGGGCAAAACAATTCGGGCAATCAAGGCAATTCCAACAACGGTTCAAATAATAATTCTGATAGTAATAATTCCAATAGCCAGAATAATCAAAATAATCAGCCTAATAATTCAGGCAATTCAGGCAATACTCAAAACAATAATCAGAATAATAATCAAAACCAACAGAATAAAAAGCCCAAAAAACCCAAAAACGATCAACGGGCCTTCCAGCGCCGAATTGTGTTGTTGGGGGCGGCGGGAATTGGGGGGCTTGGTTTGTTGGGGGGCTTGGTTTGGTTTGTTCGCCAAGTTCGGAATAATGAGCATTTTGGTTGGGATGAAGCGGATGCGGAGTCAGAGGCGGATTTTGATCCTTTGGCGGATCCAGATGCCGTAGAGGGCTTGGAGGCGATCGACCCTTGGGGCGCTCCGTTGGCTTCGGCGGCGCGATCGACCCGGCCCCGGGATGTGGGCCCCACCCTCGATGCCCACAGTGCGGCAGCCCACAATGGTCAAAATGCCATGGCGCTGGAAACGGCCGCCCCGATCGACTCCAAGCCAGGATCCAAGTCGGAATCCAAACCAGAGTCAAAACCCCGTCGCCGGTTGTTTCCCTGGCAAAAACTAACCCCGGCAGCCGATTCCGAACTCTCTGCCGACCCTTCAGAGGCGGCGGCTCCGGCTCCTGCGGAATCCAAAGCGCCTGAACCGGCCACGCCTGCGCCCTTGCCCAATCCGGCGGCTAATGCGGCTGCGCCGAAAGCCGCACCCAATGCCACACCCAATGCCGCACCCAACCCGACGGCTCCTTTGCCCAGCCCAACGGCCCTTGCGCCTACTCGGGTAGTGCAACCGAGCCTGATTGAGCGGGCAATTCAAAATCTCCGCAGCGACAACGCGGCCGATCGCCGCAAGGCTATTTGGGAATTGGGACAACGGGGCGACTCTCGGGCCCTGCGTCCCCTGATGGATGTGTTGCTGAATGGGGATTCCAAGCAACGAAGCCTGTCGATCGCGGCTTTAACCTCGATCGGGTCGCGGGTGTTGGAACCCACCCTGGAGGCGATGGCCCTGGCCCTGCGGGATCCGAATCCGGAAGTGCGCACCAATGCGATTCGGGATTTAACGCAGGTTTATGAACAAGTGACTCGCCTCAGCCAAATGATGGGCATGGCGGCCCGCGACCCGGATCAACAGGTGCAACAGACTGCGAGTTGGGCCCTGGGCAAGTTGGAGCAAGTACGGGCGATCGCGGAAACGGTTCAAACCGGCGGCAGCAGCGCGTTTAATGCTTCATCTTTGACGGAATCGCCTCTGATGGCGGGCATTGCGCTGCTGGACAGTGACCAACCGGCGGAAGCGGCTCCCCTGCTGGAGGCGGCGATTCGGCAACATCCCAGCGATCCCGATGCCCATTTGGCTCTGGCGAAGGCCCTGGAGGCCCACGGCGCACAGGCCCAGGCCCTGCAAGCGGCGATCGCGGCGAGAGATCTTTACGCCTATCAAGGCCGTGGCGAAGCGGCTAAGGCGATTGAACAGACTTGGCAAGCAAGGGGGCTTGACCCGGATCAGGCGGCCTATCGGGTGGCCTGGGCTGGGGTGCTGATCCAACAGGAACAGTGGGACGAGGCAATGAAGGAACTGGAGCAGGCGATCGCCCATAATCCTCACGACCCGGAGCCACACCTGGTGCTTGCCCGTCTACGTCGATCTCAACACCGTTCTGCTGAGGCGATCGAGCATCTGAAACAGGCCCGAGATCTTTACTTGGCCTTGGGAGACCAACCGGCGGCCGATCGATTACAAACCCTGATTCAGTCTTCTTGA
- a CDS encoding pentapeptide repeat-containing protein, with amino-acid sequence MAFSDSRRYYQILELEPGASAEEVNQAYKDLAFVWHPDRIPDDNPRLKAKAQEKLKQLNEARGFFRAHFRQRPNSGAPTERTTAQPHGRSTAHHHKNPYHAGVHHQGASHSASHGANHSANHGANHNGSAQGFGANGQSTPKAGAYGSSANGSGGYSTYGYSTQGPSTGSVPGQGIHPEPEPFAWKTPRRSPFNSHPPGDPTAETTANRSPEPPPRRPRPPIVPPQWQDQPPPRPAADLSGAKMRGANLRERDFASRNLSGADLAGADLTDAFMHRVNLSGANLSGARLFRANLLQANLSGADLSGTDLIGADLSGADLRGANLTNAKMTVGGRLMVRLTGAKLDGAIVPADLRRSP; translated from the coding sequence ATGGCCTTTAGCGACAGTCGGCGCTACTATCAAATTTTGGAACTGGAACCTGGCGCTTCAGCCGAGGAAGTGAACCAGGCTTACAAAGACCTGGCTTTCGTTTGGCATCCTGATCGGATCCCAGACGACAATCCCCGTTTGAAAGCCAAGGCCCAAGAGAAGCTGAAGCAGCTCAATGAAGCGCGGGGCTTTTTTCGGGCCCATTTTCGGCAGCGGCCCAACAGCGGGGCCCCAACGGAACGAACCACCGCCCAACCCCACGGGCGATCGACGGCCCATCACCACAAAAATCCATACCATGCCGGTGTGCATCACCAAGGGGCTAGCCATAGTGCCAGCCACGGTGCGAATCACAGCGCAAACCACGGCGCGAACCATAACGGCTCCGCTCAAGGATTTGGGGCCAATGGGCAATCAACCCCCAAGGCGGGGGCCTATGGATCCAGTGCCAATGGTTCCGGTGGATATAGCACCTATGGATACAGCACCCAAGGCCCATCAACGGGTTCGGTTCCTGGCCAAGGCATCCATCCCGAACCGGAACCGTTCGCTTGGAAAACACCACGCCGATCGCCCTTTAATAGCCATCCCCCCGGTGACCCCACGGCGGAAACGACCGCCAATCGATCGCCCGAACCACCCCCAAGACGACCGCGCCCCCCGATCGTGCCGCCCCAATGGCAAGATCAACCGCCGCCTCGTCCCGCTGCCGATTTGAGCGGAGCCAAGATGCGCGGGGCCAACCTGCGGGAACGGGATTTTGCGAGCCGAAACCTCAGCGGGGCTGACCTCGCGGGAGCTGATTTGACGGATGCCTTTATGCACCGCGTGAACCTGAGCGGGGCCAACCTGAGCGGGGCCCGGTTGTTTCGGGCCAATCTGCTGCAAGCGAACCTGAGCGGGGCCGACCTGAGCGGCACGGACTTGATCGGGGCTGACCTGAGTGGGGCTGACCTCCGGGGAGCCAATTTGACCAATGCCAAAATGACCGTCGGTGGGCGGCTGATGGTGCGGTTAACGGGGGCCAAGCTGGATGGGGCGATCGTTCCGGCGGATCTGAGGCGATCGCCCTAG
- a CDS encoding prepilin-type N-terminal cleavage/methylation domain-containing protein translates to MPASRRCPRPDRLLQFLSQSRSQSRSQTIHWLLAQTLRHRQATPQPTARSGFTLLELLVVLLMVTILMAISAPVWLSMVDGQRLGAAQDDAFRALRSAQSKARQQRRPWEACFRTNPEDKRAIQYSVHPAVGAKCSKAVWRPLGAEASTYAAIDGGKSDFTRDGGSYVVQFNGRGWLASSQDGAEYKGNDDNAGNRITFQMAGRPDLTDRSCVYVETLLGSLRAGRNDRCDD, encoded by the coding sequence ATGCCTGCCTCTCGCCGTTGTCCCCGTCCCGATCGTTTATTGCAATTTCTGAGTCAATCTCGGAGCCAATCTCGGAGCCAAACAATCCATTGGCTGTTGGCCCAAACCCTGCGCCATCGCCAGGCAACCCCGCAACCAACCGCACGATCGGGCTTTACCTTGCTGGAACTGTTGGTGGTGCTGTTGATGGTGACCATTCTGATGGCCATTAGCGCGCCCGTTTGGCTGTCGATGGTAGATGGCCAACGGCTCGGAGCCGCCCAAGACGATGCGTTTCGGGCCCTGCGATCGGCCCAATCCAAAGCCAGGCAACAACGACGACCCTGGGAAGCCTGTTTTCGCACCAACCCAGAGGACAAGCGTGCCATTCAATATTCTGTGCATCCCGCCGTGGGCGCAAAATGCAGCAAAGCCGTTTGGCGGCCCCTGGGAGCCGAAGCATCGACCTATGCCGCGATCGACGGCGGGAAATCAGACTTCACTCGCGACGGTGGGAGTTATGTGGTGCAGTTTAATGGTCGCGGCTGGCTAGCTTCTTCTCAGGACGGCGCGGAATACAAAGGCAATGACGACAATGCTGGGAATCGCATTACCTTCCAAATGGCAGGCCGTCCTGATTTGACCGATCGAAGCTGTGTTTATGTGGAAACCTTGCTGGGTTCCCTGCGAGCCGGGCGCAATGATCGTTGTGACGACTAA
- a CDS encoding YggT family protein: MDTSINLLANTILQFVNIYTLVIFIRILLSWFPNIDWFSQPFATVGQLTDPYLNLFRSIIPPLGGLDFSPMLAILALQLLSQLVSSAVMAL; this comes from the coding sequence ATGGATACTTCAATCAACCTGCTGGCCAACACCATCCTGCAATTCGTCAATATCTATACGCTGGTGATCTTCATTCGGATTCTGCTGAGTTGGTTTCCGAATATCGATTGGTTCTCCCAGCCCTTTGCCACGGTGGGGCAGTTAACCGATCCTTACCTGAACCTGTTTCGATCGATCATCCCCCCCCTGGGTGGCTTAGATTTTTCGCCCATGCTGGCCATTTTGGCGCTGCAATTGCTGTCCCAATTAGTCAGCAGCGCTGTGATGGCCTTGTAG
- a CDS encoding class I SAM-dependent methyltransferase — MTATAFVKPGPASRLVNGLLSIKPLANFARSRARKMMIERAESMGIPWRKTAAELQSRDWSAELAQVSNPNLTYPDYYLNPFHAYPEGNLGWEPASEVEVAAYSVHSTIFGEKTPEGDAKLRAAYHDVLKATVAIEPREIVDLGCSVGMSTFALQRIYPQAQLTGVDLSPNFLAVAAYNTHHSPMNPDRAQPRWIHAAAENTGLPAASYDLVSACLLYHELPQTAAIAILQEARRLLKPGGYLGIMDMNPKSQIYAQMPPYILTLLKSTEPFLDQYFALDLGEAIEQAGFELITVQSTTVRHRALVARAH, encoded by the coding sequence ATGACCGCCACTGCCTTTGTGAAACCCGGCCCCGCCTCGCGTTTGGTGAATGGGCTGCTGTCCATCAAACCCCTGGCTAATTTTGCTCGTAGCCGCGCCCGCAAGATGATGATTGAGCGGGCCGAAAGCATGGGCATTCCCTGGCGCAAGACGGCCGCTGAGTTGCAAAGTCGGGATTGGTCGGCGGAGCTGGCCCAGGTCAGCAACCCCAACCTCACCTATCCAGACTATTACCTCAATCCTTTCCACGCCTATCCTGAGGGGAATTTGGGCTGGGAGCCGGCCAGCGAGGTGGAAGTGGCGGCCTATTCGGTGCATTCCACCATTTTTGGCGAAAAAACCCCGGAAGGGGACGCAAAATTGCGGGCCGCTTACCATGATGTGCTGAAGGCCACGGTGGCGATCGAGCCTCGGGAGATTGTGGACTTGGGATGCAGCGTGGGGATGAGCACCTTTGCCTTGCAGCGAATTTATCCCCAAGCCCAACTGACGGGGGTGGATCTGTCGCCGAATTTCCTGGCGGTGGCCGCCTACAACACTCACCATTCCCCGATGAATCCCGATCGGGCCCAGCCCCGCTGGATTCATGCGGCAGCGGAAAACACCGGCTTACCGGCCGCGAGCTATGACTTAGTTTCGGCTTGCCTGCTATACCATGAGCTGCCCCAGACGGCGGCGATCGCGATTTTGCAAGAGGCCCGGCGGTTGCTGAAGCCCGGCGGCTATCTGGGAATTATGGACATGAACCCCAAATCCCAGATTTATGCCCAAATGCCGCCCTATATCCTGACCCTGCTCAAGAGTACGGAGCCGTTTTTGGATCAGTACTTTGCGCTGGATTTGGGCGAGGCGATCGAGCAAGCGGGCTTTGAGCTGATCACTGTCCAATCCACTACGGTGCGTCACCGGGCTTTGGTGGCTCGGGCGCACTAG
- a CDS encoding AI-2E family transporter: MTLGRWLGLLVFIAALYVLWAVRQLVLMIFGAIAIAVAIDRLARALLTLQFRGRNLLQDRTKAIFGAIGLLVAFFLGAMLLVVPPFAAQFRELTELVPVALDRLDTWFSNLSQQPLGQWLQTVLPNPDFRSLLTQAQPAINPLFRGGFALFASTLGGFFNLLLVTILALMMLFDPLPYRNAFVQLFPSFYRRRVITILDRCRNSLDAWLLGILLNMSIIGVLSGTGLALMGVKLALAHGVLAGLLTFIPNVGPVLSVLPPMLVALLDDPLKSLLVLGWYVIVQQLETNLLTPMVMSKQVSLLPAVTLIAQIFFATFFGFTGLVLALPLTVVAQVWFQALLVEDVLDHWDQGPRWLRSSREGAIDPDPEKALPAAVAVGGDDSQTPEPSDS; this comes from the coding sequence ATGACCCTCGGACGCTGGTTAGGCTTACTGGTTTTTATTGCGGCCCTGTATGTGCTGTGGGCTGTGCGGCAGTTGGTGCTGATGATTTTTGGGGCGATCGCCATTGCCGTTGCGATCGACCGGTTGGCCCGCGCCCTGCTCACCCTCCAGTTTCGGGGGCGCAACCTGCTCCAAGATCGAACCAAGGCAATTTTTGGGGCGATCGGGCTGTTGGTGGCTTTTTTCTTGGGGGCCATGTTGTTGGTTGTTCCCCCCTTTGCGGCTCAGTTTCGGGAGCTGACCGAGTTGGTTCCCGTGGCGCTCGATCGCCTCGATACCTGGTTCAGCAACCTTTCCCAACAACCCTTGGGCCAGTGGTTACAAACGGTTCTCCCCAACCCCGACTTCCGCAGTTTGCTCACCCAGGCCCAACCGGCCATTAATCCGCTCTTTCGGGGTGGGTTTGCCCTGTTTGCCAGCACCCTGGGCGGGTTCTTCAACCTGCTGTTGGTGACCATCTTGGCCTTGATGATGCTGTTCGATCCATTGCCCTATCGCAATGCCTTCGTGCAGCTCTTTCCCTCCTTCTATCGGCGGCGGGTGATCACGATTCTCGATCGCTGCCGTAATTCTCTCGATGCTTGGCTGCTGGGCATTTTGTTGAACATGTCGATCATCGGTGTCCTCAGCGGCACGGGGTTGGCCTTGATGGGGGTGAAGCTGGCCCTGGCCCACGGGGTTTTGGCGGGTTTGCTGACGTTCATTCCCAATGTGGGGCCGGTGTTGAGCGTGTTGCCGCCAATGTTGGTGGCGCTGTTGGATGATCCGCTCAAGTCCCTGTTGGTGCTGGGTTGGTACGTGATTGTGCAGCAGTTGGAAACCAATTTGCTCACGCCGATGGTGATGTCCAAGCAGGTGTCCCTGTTACCGGCCGTGACACTGATTGCCCAAATCTTTTTTGCGACCTTTTTTGGGTTCACGGGGCTGGTGTTGGCGTTGCCGCTGACCGTGGTGGCCCAAGTTTGGTTCCAGGCATTGTTGGTTGAGGATGTGCTGGATCATTGGGATCAGGGGCCGCGTTGGCTGCGATCGAGCCGCGAAGGAGCGATCGACCCCGACCCTGAAAAGGCGCTACCGGCGGCCGTGGCTGTGGGCGGCGATGATTCTCAGACTCCTGAGCCATCAGACTCCTGA
- a CDS encoding DUF1361 domain-containing protein has protein sequence MEPLLKTLAQWLRITIALWADNSYWMAWNLFLAIVPLGIAAWLFRHRPARSPRSPLWWGLAIVFILFLPNAPYVLTDLIHLVNDIRYRYTSLWATVMIVIPQYVLFVAVGFGAYVWSLVWLDGWLRAIGRSRWIPLMEQLLHGLSAVGVFVGRFWRFNSWDLFTQPHTLLERMANDLAAHRPALVIGLIWGVLAGLYGLLKPFAIGYGLYRQQQHQPDRPSSPGQL, from the coding sequence ATGGAACCCCTTCTCAAAACATTGGCGCAGTGGCTGCGGATTACGATCGCACTCTGGGCCGATAACAGCTATTGGATGGCTTGGAATTTATTTTTGGCCATTGTCCCTTTGGGAATTGCCGCTTGGCTTTTTCGACACCGCCCCGCTCGATCGCCCCGATCGCCCCTATGGTGGGGGCTGGCGATCGTGTTCATTTTGTTTTTACCCAATGCGCCCTATGTCTTGACCGATTTGATTCATCTGGTCAATGACATTCGCTATCGCTACACGTCCCTTTGGGCCACGGTGATGATCGTGATTCCGCAATACGTTCTGTTTGTGGCCGTGGGCTTTGGGGCCTATGTTTGGTCGCTGGTGTGGCTGGATGGATGGCTCCGGGCGATCGGGCGCAGCCGCTGGATTCCGCTCATGGAACAGTTGCTCCATGGCCTGTCGGCGGTGGGGGTGTTTGTGGGTCGGTTTTGGCGCTTCAACAGTTGGGACTTGTTCACCCAGCCCCATACCCTGCTGGAGCGGATGGCCAATGACTTGGCGGCCCATCGTCCGGCCCTGGTGATTGGGTTGATTTGGGGCGTGTTGGCTGGTTTGTATGGGCTGCTGAAACCCTTCGCCATTGGCTATGGTCTCTATCGCCAGCAACAACACCAGCCCGATCGCCCCTCGTCTCCGGGCCAGCTTTGA
- a CDS encoding RsmB/NOP family class I SAM-dependent RNA methyltransferase, with amino-acid sequence MGKSKKRSAKPAASEAIATEPSRLLLKLADRLFGEAADRAAFVQNLGQAQRFAPCLLWLADRPDPFPFAALPPLAMQPAWVDRLDLTADQPANRRPGKHPLHEAGAFYCLDFSSVFAASALLAIPDRVDRLVDLCAAPGGKSVFAWRALQPSLLVANEAIGKRIGMLVSNLKRCGLDPAIATCADPETLAQAIPSWADLVIVDAPCSGQSLLAKGEKNPGCFHPLTIGKNANRQKRILANAAALVAPGGWLAYMTCTYAIEENEGATQWLLDRFPRLEPQPVPALEPWRSTHGAFPCYRMFPQEGLGAGSFVVLLRDGRNGPANPEPANPEPANPGRSSLFGDHEALQSLIRWRSDRSKPI; translated from the coding sequence ATGGGCAAATCGAAGAAGCGATCGGCTAAACCAGCGGCATCGGAGGCGATCGCAACGGAGCCGTCGCGCCTGTTGCTGAAGCTAGCCGATCGCCTGTTTGGGGAAGCGGCCGATCGCGCGGCCTTTGTCCAGAACCTCGGCCAAGCCCAGCGGTTTGCGCCCTGTTTGTTGTGGCTGGCCGATCGCCCCGATCCGTTTCCCTTCGCGGCCCTGCCTCCCTTGGCGATGCAGCCGGCCTGGGTCGATCGGCTCGATTTGACCGCCGACCAACCGGCCAATCGGCGACCCGGCAAGCATCCCCTGCATGAGGCGGGGGCGTTCTATTGTCTGGATTTTTCCTCGGTGTTTGCGGCTTCGGCCTTGCTGGCGATTCCCGATCGGGTCGATCGGCTGGTGGATCTGTGTGCCGCGCCGGGGGGCAAGAGTGTTTTTGCTTGGCGGGCGCTGCAACCGTCGCTGCTGGTGGCTAATGAGGCGATCGGTAAACGGATCGGTATGTTGGTCAGCAACCTGAAGCGCTGTGGCCTTGACCCGGCGATCGCCACTTGTGCCGACCCGGAAACCTTGGCCCAGGCGATTCCCAGTTGGGCGGATTTGGTGATTGTGGATGCGCCCTGCTCGGGCCAATCCCTGCTGGCGAAGGGGGAGAAAAATCCCGGCTGTTTCCATCCCCTGACGATCGGGAAAAATGCCAATCGCCAAAAACGGATTTTGGCCAACGCGGCGGCCCTGGTGGCTCCTGGTGGTTGGTTGGCTTACATGACCTGCACCTACGCGATCGAGGAAAACGAAGGGGCCACCCAATGGCTGCTCGATCGCTTTCCCCGCCTGGAACCGCAACCCGTTCCGGCCCTAGAGCCTTGGCGATCGACCCACGGGGCTTTTCCCTGCTATCGAATGTTTCCCCAGGAAGGATTGGGGGCCGGTTCCTTTGTGGTGCTGCTGCGGGATGGGCGAAATGGGCCAGCCAATCCAGAGCCGGCCAATCCAGAGCCAGCCAATCCAGGGCGATCGAGCTTATTCGGTGATCACGAAGCCTTGCAGTCCCTAATTCGTTGGCGATCAGACCGATCTAAGCCGATCTAA
- a CDS encoding YbjN domain-containing protein: protein MTFNHHSANNNHHIHSSQAKIMNEELVTPDNASKALLQSIFDEALMDVSIDDDGDILIQEEIKCYVFLSENKDRVRLLTLFGIAETATRAQCLECVNAINSEYIMVKAYIASEKTLAMEYDIYLKGGVPKKTIALTVKRFCTIPRRAVNEEYARDVVE, encoded by the coding sequence ATGACTTTTAACCACCACTCGGCCAACAACAATCATCACATCCATTCATCGCAGGCCAAAATTATGAACGAAGAGCTAGTCACACCTGATAATGCTTCAAAAGCTCTGTTGCAATCCATCTTTGATGAAGCGCTGATGGATGTTTCGATCGATGACGATGGCGACATTCTGATTCAGGAAGAAATCAAGTGCTATGTGTTCCTGAGCGAGAACAAGGATCGGGTGCGATTGCTGACTCTTTTTGGCATTGCGGAAACGGCCACCCGCGCCCAATGTTTGGAGTGCGTGAATGCCATTAACAGTGAATATATTATGGTCAAGGCCTATATTGCTTCCGAAAAAACCTTGGCCATGGAATATGACATTTATCTCAAGGGCGGCGTTCCTAAAAAGACAATTGCCCTGACGGTCAAGCGTTTTTGCACCATTCCCCGTCGGGCTGTGAATGAAGAATATGCCCGTGATGTGGTTGAGTAG